The Streptomyces sp. NBC_00691 genome has a segment encoding these proteins:
- a CDS encoding branched-chain amino acid ABC transporter permease: MTTISENPQAASVSPQNETTGLLGFVPAKAARALVLGGAVLTVASCFLSWTWTPTFPGDLTFYGSPAGLQLQVLVLGLITTLFALSSYGVKGTRWLTPAGGDAAVKFAALAAFGTTWYTVAAISITLGGPVNLEPGGAIVAFATLITLLGALALPFERPKVLPVDPEDTGWDQFKHRAGNGWTVFKGAFATTGPARKLPPMHSALEILIITGILAVALGVFTYGVGTEYDELFLGFLITAGLGFAAVNKSGLMQQATQLTKKHQNLTIAGAFTAAALFPFTQTDDQYATLGVYILIFATVALGLNIVVGLAGLLDLGYVAFLGVGAYAAALVSGAPTSPFGVHFPFWAAILVGAGASLVFGVLIGAPTLRLRGDYLAIVTLGFGEIFRIAVMNTDGTSGPDITNGSNGIASIPNLSILGFDFGAEHSIAGFTIGRFANYFFLMLLIMAVVVMVFRRSGDSRIGRAWVAIREDETAALAMGINGFRVKLIAFALGASLAGLAGTVQAHVTYTVTPEQYLFAGPIPPNSAFLLAAVVLGGMGTMSGPLVGASLLFLIPNKLQFMGEYQLFAFGVALILLMRFRPEGMIANRRNQLEFHENDETPATLAKAGA; this comes from the coding sequence ATGACCACCATCTCCGAGAACCCCCAGGCAGCGTCGGTCTCCCCGCAGAACGAGACGACCGGCCTCCTCGGCTTCGTGCCGGCCAAGGCCGCTCGCGCACTCGTCCTGGGCGGCGCCGTCCTCACCGTCGCCAGCTGTTTCCTCTCGTGGACCTGGACGCCCACGTTCCCCGGCGACCTCACGTTCTACGGATCCCCGGCCGGCCTCCAGCTCCAGGTCCTGGTGCTGGGTCTGATCACCACCCTCTTCGCCCTCTCCTCGTACGGCGTCAAGGGCACCCGCTGGCTGACCCCGGCCGGCGGCGACGCGGCCGTCAAGTTCGCCGCGCTCGCCGCCTTCGGCACCACCTGGTACACCGTCGCCGCCATCAGCATCACGCTGGGCGGGCCGGTCAACCTGGAGCCGGGCGGCGCGATCGTCGCGTTCGCCACCCTGATCACCCTGCTCGGCGCCCTCGCGCTCCCCTTCGAGCGGCCCAAGGTGCTGCCCGTGGACCCCGAGGACACCGGCTGGGACCAGTTCAAGCACCGCGCAGGCAACGGCTGGACGGTCTTCAAGGGCGCCTTCGCCACGACCGGCCCCGCCCGCAAGCTGCCCCCGATGCACTCCGCCCTCGAGATCCTGATCATCACGGGCATCCTCGCGGTGGCACTCGGCGTCTTCACCTACGGTGTCGGCACCGAGTACGACGAGCTGTTCCTCGGCTTCCTGATCACGGCCGGCCTCGGCTTCGCCGCGGTCAACAAGTCGGGCCTCATGCAGCAGGCCACGCAGCTCACCAAGAAGCACCAGAACCTCACCATCGCGGGCGCGTTCACCGCGGCGGCGCTGTTCCCCTTCACCCAGACCGACGACCAGTACGCGACGCTCGGCGTCTATATCCTGATCTTCGCCACGGTCGCCCTGGGCCTGAACATCGTCGTCGGCCTCGCCGGGCTCCTCGACCTCGGTTACGTCGCCTTCCTCGGCGTCGGCGCCTACGCGGCCGCCCTCGTCTCGGGCGCCCCGACCTCGCCGTTCGGTGTGCACTTCCCCTTCTGGGCCGCCATCCTGGTCGGCGCCGGAGCCTCCCTGGTCTTCGGTGTCCTCATCGGCGCCCCGACCCTGCGCCTGCGCGGCGACTACCTCGCCATCGTGACGCTCGGTTTCGGTGAGATCTTCCGTATCGCCGTCATGAACACCGACGGCACCTCGGGTCCGGACATCACCAACGGCTCCAACGGCATCGCGTCCATCCCGAACCTGAGCATCCTCGGATTCGACTTCGGCGCCGAGCACTCGATCGCCGGATTCACCATCGGCCGCTTCGCGAACTACTTCTTCCTGATGCTGCTGATCATGGCGGTCGTCGTCATGGTCTTCCGCCGCAGCGGCGACTCCCGCATCGGGCGCGCCTGGGTCGCCATCCGCGAGGACGAGACCGCCGCGCTCGCCATGGGCATCAACGGCTTCCGGGTCAAGCTCATCGCCTTCGCGCTCGGCGCCTCGCTCGCCGGCCTCGCCGGCACCGTGCAGGCCCACGTGACCTACACGGTGACGCCGGAGCAGTACCTGTTCGCCGGTCCGATCCCGCCCAACTCCGCCTTCCTGCTCGCGGCCGTCGTGCTCGGCGGCATGGGCACGATGAGCGGCCCGCTGGTCGGTGCCTCGCTGCTCTTCCTCATCCCGAACAAGCTCCAGTTCATGGGCGAGTACCAGCTCTTCGCCTTCGGCGTCGCGCTCATCCTGCTCATGCGCTTCCGCCCGGAAGGCATGATCGCCAACCGGCGCAACCAGCTGGAGTTCCACGAGAACGACGAGACGCCCGCCACGCTCGCCAAGGCAGGTGCCTGA
- a CDS encoding branched-chain amino acid ABC transporter substrate-binding protein, whose translation MLILTTAVTAGALTLTACGSRDDKGAEKGGDGGNVTVTIGLDAPLTGELSALGLGIKNSADLAVKTANEKAYVKGVTFKLESLDDQAQPSAGQQNATKFVADKGVLGVVGPLNSSVAESMQKVFDDAKLVQVSPANTNPALSQGINWSTGEKKRTYKSYFRTATTDAIQGPFAAQYVFKEAKKTKAFIIDDKKTYGAGLAGTFKGEFEKLGGKVLGTEHINPDTKDFSAVATKVKSSGADVVYYGGEYPAAGPLAKQIKEAGAKVTVVGGDAIYSPEYVKLGGAAATEGDIATSVGAPIESLDSAKEFLANYKAKGYKEAYEAYGGYAYDSTWAIIEAVKKAVDGNSGKLPDDARAKVVEAMQGVSFEGVTGKVSFDEFGDTTNKQLTVYKVEGGAYKPVKSDTFGG comes from the coding sequence ATGCTCATACTCACCACCGCGGTCACCGCGGGAGCACTCACCCTCACCGCCTGTGGTTCGCGCGACGACAAGGGGGCCGAGAAGGGCGGCGACGGCGGCAACGTCACCGTGACCATCGGTCTCGACGCGCCCCTCACGGGTGAGCTGTCCGCCCTCGGCCTCGGCATCAAGAACTCCGCCGACCTCGCGGTCAAGACCGCCAACGAGAAGGCCTACGTCAAGGGCGTGACCTTCAAGCTGGAGTCCCTGGACGACCAGGCGCAGCCCTCCGCCGGCCAGCAGAACGCGACCAAGTTCGTCGCCGACAAGGGCGTCCTCGGCGTCGTCGGCCCGCTGAACTCCTCCGTCGCCGAGTCGATGCAGAAGGTCTTCGACGACGCGAAGCTGGTGCAGGTCTCCCCGGCCAACACCAACCCGGCGCTGAGCCAGGGCATCAACTGGAGCACCGGCGAGAAGAAGCGGACCTACAAGTCCTACTTCCGCACCGCCACCACGGACGCCATCCAGGGCCCGTTCGCCGCCCAGTACGTCTTCAAGGAGGCCAAGAAGACCAAGGCCTTCATCATCGACGACAAGAAGACCTACGGCGCCGGCCTCGCGGGCACCTTCAAGGGCGAGTTCGAGAAGCTCGGCGGCAAGGTCCTCGGCACCGAGCACATCAACCCCGACACCAAGGACTTCTCCGCGGTCGCGACCAAGGTGAAGAGCTCCGGCGCCGATGTCGTCTACTACGGTGGCGAGTACCCGGCCGCCGGCCCGCTGGCCAAGCAGATCAAGGAGGCCGGCGCGAAGGTCACCGTCGTCGGCGGTGACGCGATCTACAGCCCCGAGTACGTGAAGCTCGGTGGCGCGGCCGCGACCGAGGGCGACATCGCCACCTCGGTCGGCGCGCCGATCGAGTCCCTCGACTCCGCCAAGGAGTTCCTGGCCAACTACAAGGCCAAGGGCTACAAGGAGGCCTACGAGGCCTACGGCGGTTACGCCTACGACTCCACCTGGGCGATCATCGAGGCCGTCAAGAAGGCCGTCGACGGCAACAGCGGCAAGCTCCCCGACGACGCCCGCGCCAAGGTCGTCGAGGCCATGCAGGGTGTCTCCTTCGAGGGCGTGACCGGCAAGGTCTCCTTCGACGAGTTCGGTGACACCACCAACAAGCAGCTGACGGTCTACAAGGTCGAGGGCGGCGCCTACAAGCCGGTCAAGTCCGACACCTTCGGCGGCTGA
- a CDS encoding ABC transporter ATP-binding protein — protein sequence MTALLEVEDLRVAYGKIEAVKGISFSVEAGEVVTLIGTNGAGKTTTLRTLSGLLKPVGGQIKFEGKSLRKIPAHKIVSLGLAHSPEGRHIFPRMTIEENLLLGAFLRKDTAGIAKDVQRAYDLFPILGERRKQAAGTLSGGEQQMLAMGRALMSQPKLLMLDEPSMGLSPIMMQKIMATIAELKAQGTTILLVEQNAQAALALADHGHVMEIGKVVLSGTGQNLLHDESVRKAYLGED from the coding sequence ATGACCGCACTGCTCGAAGTCGAGGACCTGCGCGTCGCCTACGGAAAGATCGAGGCCGTCAAGGGCATCTCCTTCTCCGTCGAGGCCGGTGAGGTCGTCACCCTCATCGGCACCAACGGCGCCGGGAAGACCACCACCCTGCGGACCCTCTCCGGGCTCCTCAAGCCGGTCGGCGGCCAGATCAAGTTCGAGGGCAAGTCCCTCCGCAAGATCCCCGCGCACAAGATCGTCTCGCTGGGTCTGGCCCACTCCCCCGAGGGCCGGCACATCTTCCCCCGCATGACGATCGAGGAGAACCTCCTCCTCGGCGCCTTCCTCCGGAAGGACACCGCGGGCATCGCCAAGGACGTCCAGCGCGCCTACGACCTCTTCCCGATCCTGGGCGAGCGTCGCAAGCAGGCGGCCGGCACGCTCTCCGGCGGTGAGCAGCAGATGCTCGCCATGGGCCGGGCGCTGATGTCCCAGCCGAAGCTGCTCATGCTCGACGAGCCCTCCATGGGCCTCTCGCCGATCATGATGCAGAAGATCATGGCGACCATCGCCGAGCTGAAGGCCCAGGGCACCACGATCCTGCTCGTCGAGCAGAACGCCCAGGCCGCGCTCGCCCTCGCGGACCACGGTCACGTGATGGAGATCGGCAAGGTCGTGCTCTCGGGCACCGGTCAGAACCTGCTCCACGACGAGTCCGTCCGCAAGGCGTACCTCGGCGAGGACTGA
- a CDS encoding ABC transporter ATP-binding protein — MTTTTKTADAATTPATGETVLDARGVTMRFGGLTAVRDVNLTVNSGEIVGLIGPNGAGKTTFFNCLTGLYVPTEGEVRYKGKVLPPTSYKVTDAGIARTFQNIRLFHNMTVLENVLVGRHTRMKQGLWSALLRLPGFKKAEAEATAKAMELLEFIGLQDKAQHLAKNLPYGEQRKLEIARALASDPGLILLDEPTAGMNPQETRAAEELIFAIRDMGIAVLVIEHDMRFIFNLCDRVAVLVQGQKLIEGDSQTVQSDERVIAAYLGEPVAEEVPAAEAPAKAAAPSEDAPAEEEAPSEEDAPEAPEAPEAPEATDTSEAAADEAPASEETSSEDTKHDPASGKENDA, encoded by the coding sequence ATGACGACCACCACGAAGACCGCCGACGCCGCCACCACGCCGGCCACCGGCGAGACCGTGCTCGACGCACGCGGGGTCACCATGCGCTTCGGCGGCCTCACCGCCGTGCGCGATGTGAACCTGACCGTCAACAGCGGCGAGATCGTCGGTCTCATCGGCCCCAACGGCGCCGGCAAGACCACCTTCTTCAACTGCCTCACCGGTCTCTACGTCCCCACCGAGGGTGAGGTCCGGTACAAGGGCAAGGTCCTGCCGCCCACGTCGTACAAGGTCACCGACGCCGGCATCGCCCGCACCTTCCAGAACATCCGTCTGTTCCACAACATGACGGTCCTGGAGAACGTCCTCGTCGGACGCCACACCCGGATGAAGCAGGGCCTCTGGTCGGCGCTGCTCCGGCTGCCCGGCTTCAAGAAGGCCGAGGCGGAGGCGACGGCGAAGGCCATGGAGCTCCTGGAGTTCATCGGCCTCCAGGACAAGGCGCAGCACCTCGCCAAGAACCTCCCGTACGGAGAGCAGCGCAAGCTGGAGATCGCCCGCGCCCTCGCGAGCGACCCCGGACTGATCCTGCTCGACGAGCCCACCGCCGGCATGAACCCGCAGGAGACCCGGGCGGCCGAGGAACTCATCTTCGCCATCCGGGACATGGGCATCGCCGTGCTCGTCATCGAGCACGACATGCGGTTCATCTTCAACCTCTGCGACCGGGTCGCCGTGCTCGTCCAGGGCCAGAAGCTGATCGAGGGCGACAGCCAGACCGTCCAGAGCGACGAGCGGGTCATCGCCGCCTACCTGGGCGAGCCCGTCGCGGAGGAGGTGCCGGCGGCCGAGGCCCCCGCGAAGGCAGCCGCCCCCTCCGAGGACGCGCCCGCCGAGGAGGAGGCGCCGTCGGAGGAGGACGCCCCCGAGGCCCCTGAGGCCCCTGAGGCCCCCGAGGCGACCGACACCTCCGAGGCCGCCGCCGACGAGGCACCGGCCTCCGAGGAGACCTCCTCGGAGGACACCAAGCACGACCCTGCTTCGGGCAAGGAGAACGACGCATGA
- a CDS encoding ANTAR domain-containing response regulator, whose translation MTAPESPQPADDADASHVPPLTTRVVIAEDEALIRLDLKEMLEEEGYTVVGEAGDGATAVELAREHRPDLVILDVKMPVLDGISAAEKIAGESIAPVLMLTAFSQRELVERARDAGAMAYLVKPFSKSDVVPAIEMAVSRFSELRALEQEVADLSQRLETRKLVDRAKSVLQTQYGLTEPAAFRWIQKTSMDRRMSMQQVAEAVIEDAEEKKAAKGQ comes from the coding sequence GTGACCGCCCCCGAGTCGCCCCAGCCCGCCGACGACGCCGACGCGTCGCACGTCCCGCCGCTGACGACCCGCGTCGTCATCGCCGAGGACGAGGCCCTCATCCGCCTCGACCTCAAAGAGATGCTGGAGGAAGAGGGCTACACGGTCGTCGGCGAGGCCGGTGACGGTGCCACGGCCGTCGAGCTCGCCCGCGAGCACCGCCCCGACCTCGTCATCCTCGACGTGAAGATGCCCGTCCTCGACGGCATCTCGGCCGCCGAGAAGATCGCCGGCGAGTCCATCGCCCCGGTCCTCATGCTCACCGCCTTCTCGCAGCGCGAGCTCGTCGAGCGGGCCCGCGACGCCGGCGCCATGGCGTACCTGGTGAAGCCGTTCAGCAAGAGCGACGTGGTGCCGGCCATCGAGATGGCCGTCTCCCGCTTCTCCGAACTGCGCGCCCTGGAGCAGGAGGTCGCCGACCTCTCCCAGCGCCTGGAGACCCGCAAGCTGGTCGACCGCGCCAAGTCCGTCCTGCAGACCCAGTACGGGCTGACGGAGCCGGCCGCGTTCCGCTGGATCCAGAAGACGTCCATGGACCGCCGCATGTCCATGCAGCAGGTCGCCGAGGCGGTCATCGAGGACGCCGAGGAGAAGAAGGCGGCCAAGGGCCAGTAG
- the pyk gene encoding pyruvate kinase — translation MRRAKIVCTLGPATETYDQIKSLIEAGMDVARFNLSHGSYAEHEERYQRVRKASDETGRSVGVLADLQGPKIRLGRFREGPVLLERGDEFTITVEPMEGDRHCCGTTYAGLAADVTAGERILVDDGRVTLEVTSVDGPRVNTLVVEGGMVSDNKGLNLPGVAVSVPALSEKDIEDLRWALRIGADVIALSFVRSARDIDDVHRIMDEEGRRLPVIAKIEKPQAVENIEEIVAAFDGIMVARGDLGVEMPLEQVPIVQKRAVKLAKRNAKPVIVATQMLDSMIDNSRPTRAEASDVANAVIDGTDAVMLSGETSVGRYPIETVRTMSRIVEAAEEDVLAKGLPPLTERNKPRTQGGAVARAAAEMGDFLGAKFLVAFTQSGDTVKRLSRYRSPIPLLAFTPDPATRSQLNLTWGVETFLGPHVDSTDAMVAQVEEELLRIGRCRQGDIVVITAGSPPGVAGSTNLVRVHHIGESLT, via the coding sequence ATGCGCCGAGCGAAAATCGTTTGTACCCTTGGGCCCGCCACCGAAACATACGACCAGATCAAGTCGTTGATCGAGGCCGGAATGGACGTGGCCCGCTTCAACCTCAGCCACGGCTCGTACGCCGAGCACGAGGAGCGCTACCAGCGCGTACGCAAAGCCTCCGACGAGACCGGCCGCAGCGTCGGTGTCCTCGCCGACCTTCAAGGCCCGAAGATTCGACTCGGCCGCTTCCGCGAAGGCCCCGTACTCCTTGAACGCGGAGACGAGTTCACCATCACCGTCGAGCCGATGGAGGGCGACCGCCACTGCTGCGGAACGACCTACGCCGGCCTCGCCGCCGACGTCACCGCCGGTGAGCGCATCCTCGTCGACGACGGCCGCGTCACCCTGGAGGTCACCTCCGTCGACGGACCCCGGGTGAACACCCTCGTCGTCGAGGGCGGCATGGTCTCCGACAACAAGGGCCTCAACCTGCCCGGTGTCGCCGTCTCCGTCCCCGCCCTCTCCGAGAAGGACATCGAGGACCTGCGCTGGGCGCTGCGCATCGGCGCCGACGTCATCGCGCTCTCCTTCGTCCGCAGCGCCCGGGACATCGACGACGTCCACCGGATCATGGACGAGGAGGGCCGCCGGCTGCCCGTCATCGCCAAGATCGAGAAGCCGCAGGCCGTCGAGAACATCGAGGAGATCGTCGCCGCCTTCGACGGCATCATGGTCGCCCGCGGCGACCTGGGCGTCGAAATGCCCCTGGAGCAGGTGCCGATCGTCCAGAAGCGCGCCGTCAAGCTCGCCAAGCGGAACGCCAAACCGGTCATCGTCGCCACGCAGATGCTCGACTCGATGATCGACAACTCCCGGCCCACCCGCGCGGAGGCCTCCGACGTCGCCAACGCCGTCATCGACGGCACCGACGCCGTGATGCTCTCCGGCGAGACCAGTGTCGGGCGCTACCCGATCGAGACGGTCCGCACCATGAGCCGCATCGTCGAGGCGGCCGAGGAGGACGTCCTCGCCAAGGGCCTCCCGCCGCTGACCGAGCGGAACAAGCCCCGCACCCAGGGCGGTGCGGTGGCCCGCGCGGCCGCGGAGATGGGCGACTTCCTCGGAGCCAAGTTCCTCGTGGCCTTCACGCAGTCCGGCGACACGGTCAAGCGGCTCTCCCGCTACCGCTCGCCGATCCCGCTGCTCGCCTTCACCCCGGACCCGGCGACCCGCTCCCAGCTCAACCTCACCTGGGGCGTCGAGACCTTCCTCGGCCCGCACGTCGACTCGACGGACGCGATGGTGGCCCAGGTGGAGGAGGAACTGCTGCGTATCGGTCGCTGCCGGCAGGGCGACATCGTGGTCATCACGGCCGGCTCCCCGCCGGGAGTAGCGGGCTCGACGAACCTGGTGCGGGTCCACCACATCGGGGAGTCGCTGACGTAG
- a CDS encoding SIMPL domain-containing protein, whose amino-acid sequence MTQEHATPEAPQVTVRGEGRLEVDPELARIWVAVSARGPDRSTTLADLTRRNALVLDLVKAQGSAVEKLETGSFSISPELTRKGRGERVHAFHGRVRVTAELTDFTVLGELVTRLADLELTSVDGPWWFLRPASPAYAEARRLAVTEAVQRARAYAEALGTSLSSLLELSDAGVAEPLMPRRAAFGSAAVAYSAEGAGEAPPLDLEPQRQTVTAEVVARFTMRPPAL is encoded by the coding sequence GTGACGCAGGAACACGCGACCCCGGAAGCACCCCAGGTGACGGTCCGTGGCGAGGGACGGCTGGAGGTCGACCCCGAGCTGGCCCGGATCTGGGTGGCCGTCTCCGCCCGGGGACCCGACCGGTCGACGACGCTCGCGGACCTCACCCGGCGCAACGCCCTGGTGCTCGACCTGGTCAAGGCGCAGGGCTCCGCGGTGGAGAAGCTGGAGACGGGCAGCTTCTCGATCTCTCCCGAGCTCACCCGCAAGGGGCGGGGGGAGCGGGTGCACGCCTTCCACGGGCGGGTGCGGGTCACGGCCGAGCTCACCGACTTCACCGTCCTCGGGGAACTGGTGACCCGGCTCGCCGATCTGGAGCTGACGAGCGTCGACGGCCCGTGGTGGTTCCTGCGCCCGGCCTCCCCGGCGTACGCCGAGGCCCGCAGGCTCGCGGTGACGGAGGCGGTGCAGCGGGCGCGGGCCTACGCGGAGGCGCTCGGCACCTCGCTCTCCTCACTCCTCGAACTGTCGGACGCGGGGGTAGCGGAGCCGCTGATGCCGAGGCGGGCGGCCTTCGGCTCGGCGGCGGTGGCGTACTCGGCGGAGGGAGCCGGGGAGGCCCCGCCGCTCGACCTCGAACCGCAGCGCCAGACGGTGACCGCCGAGGTCGTGGCGCGCTTCACGATGCGACCGCCCGCACTCTGA
- a CDS encoding branched-chain amino acid ABC transporter permease, with product MNELPQQLVNGLLLGSMYGLVAVGYTMVYGIVQLINFAHGEIFMTGGFGALTVWLILPGGTSMWVALPIMIIGAVIVATTIAVGAERFAYRPLRGGPRLAPLITAIGLSLALQYAVWVWYPEAKSARTFPQIPGGPIELGPITIQTGDVFLLIAAPICMAVLAFFVMRTRVGRGMQATAQDPDTAKLMGVNTDRIIVIAFALGAAMAAVGAVAYGLKYGVVDYKMGFLLGLKAFTAAVLGGIGNIYGAMIGGVVLGIAETMATAYISHIPGMEQLGGQSWADVWAFVLLIVVLLARPQGLLGERVADRA from the coding sequence GTGAACGAACTGCCGCAGCAGCTGGTCAACGGCCTGCTACTGGGATCCATGTACGGGCTCGTCGCCGTCGGCTACACGATGGTCTACGGCATCGTCCAGCTCATCAACTTCGCCCATGGCGAGATCTTCATGACCGGCGGCTTCGGGGCGCTCACGGTCTGGCTCATCCTGCCCGGCGGCACCAGCATGTGGGTCGCACTGCCCATCATGATCATCGGTGCCGTGATCGTCGCGACCACCATAGCCGTCGGAGCGGAACGGTTCGCCTACCGTCCGCTCCGGGGTGGCCCACGCCTCGCCCCCCTCATCACGGCCATCGGTCTCTCGCTCGCCCTGCAGTACGCGGTGTGGGTGTGGTACCCCGAGGCGAAGTCCGCCCGGACCTTCCCGCAGATCCCCGGCGGCCCGATCGAGCTCGGCCCCATCACCATCCAGACCGGCGACGTCTTCCTCCTGATCGCCGCCCCGATCTGCATGGCCGTCCTCGCCTTCTTCGTCATGCGCACCCGCGTCGGTCGCGGCATGCAGGCCACGGCGCAGGACCCGGACACCGCGAAGCTCATGGGTGTCAACACGGACCGGATCATCGTGATCGCGTTCGCTCTCGGTGCCGCGATGGCCGCCGTCGGCGCCGTCGCCTACGGCCTCAAGTACGGCGTCGTCGACTACAAGATGGGCTTCCTCCTCGGACTCAAGGCCTTCACGGCCGCCGTCCTCGGCGGCATCGGCAACATCTACGGAGCCATGATCGGCGGAGTCGTCCTCGGTATCGCCGAGACCATGGCGACGGCGTACATCAGCCACATCCCCGGTATGGAGCAGCTCGGCGGCCAGTCCTGGGCCGACGTCTGGGCCTTCGTACTCCTCATCGTCGTACTCCTCGCCCGGCCACAAGGCCTCCTGGGCGAGCGCGTCGCGGACAGGGCGTGA
- a CDS encoding helix-turn-helix domain-containing protein has protein sequence MYDIGTRQRALTLLRSGAKNAAVARTLNIPPGTIGSWKHADRAKRGECPGRVDRPLCPRCDGRELDEAAYAYLLGLYLGDGHISHPRQHRVPSLRITLDDAWPGVQQEAMTAVRTVFPDNTASWARKTGCRDAKVHSKHLVCLFPQHGPGKKHERAIVLEPWQREIVDAHPWPFVRGLIHSDGSRVVNWTEKTIGGRRKRYEYPRYFFTNTSDDIARLYTDTLDRVGVAWRSRLRATGAHDVSVARRDAVALLDAHVGPKH, from the coding sequence GTGTACGACATCGGAACGCGCCAACGGGCCCTCACCCTGCTGCGAAGCGGCGCGAAGAACGCGGCCGTCGCCCGGACACTGAACATCCCGCCTGGCACGATCGGCTCCTGGAAGCACGCGGACCGCGCCAAGCGCGGCGAGTGCCCGGGGAGGGTCGACCGCCCCCTCTGCCCGCGGTGCGACGGACGCGAGCTCGACGAAGCCGCGTACGCCTATCTTCTCGGGCTGTACCTCGGTGACGGGCACATCAGTCACCCCCGGCAACACCGGGTGCCGAGCCTGCGGATCACACTCGACGACGCCTGGCCCGGAGTACAGCAGGAAGCCATGACGGCCGTACGCACGGTGTTCCCCGACAACACGGCCTCCTGGGCACGGAAGACCGGGTGTCGCGACGCCAAGGTGCACTCCAAGCACCTCGTCTGCCTCTTCCCGCAGCACGGGCCCGGCAAGAAGCACGAGCGTGCCATCGTCCTCGAACCATGGCAGCGGGAGATCGTCGACGCTCACCCGTGGCCGTTCGTCCGAGGACTGATCCATTCCGACGGATCGCGCGTCGTCAACTGGACGGAGAAGACGATCGGCGGCCGAAGGAAGCGGTACGAGTACCCCCGCTACTTCTTCACCAACACCTCGGACGACATAGCTCGGCTGTACACCGACACGCTGGACCGTGTCGGTGTGGCCTGGCGGAGCAGGCTCCGGGCGACCGGGGCGCACGATGTCTCGGTGGCGCGACGTGATGCCGTCGCCCTGCTGGACGCGCACGTCGGCCCCAAGCACTGA
- a CDS encoding PaaI family thioesterase, giving the protein MGEQQHVKFPQEVLDEYAALGVDLPALFSAGHLGNRMGVQVLEASAERVVGTMPVEGNTQPYGLLHGGASAVLAETLGSIGSMLHGGVSKIAVGVDLNCTHHRGVRSGLVTGVATPVHRGRSTATYEIVITDEQDKRVCTARLTCLLREVTAKDASSIPDTSNA; this is encoded by the coding sequence ATGGGTGAGCAGCAGCACGTGAAGTTCCCGCAGGAGGTCCTCGACGAGTACGCGGCGCTGGGTGTCGACCTCCCGGCGCTGTTCTCGGCCGGGCACCTCGGCAACCGGATGGGGGTCCAGGTCCTGGAGGCCTCCGCCGAGCGGGTCGTCGGCACCATGCCCGTGGAGGGCAACACCCAGCCGTACGGTCTGCTGCACGGCGGCGCCTCGGCGGTGCTCGCGGAGACGCTGGGCTCCATCGGTTCGATGCTGCACGGCGGGGTGTCGAAGATCGCGGTGGGCGTCGACCTGAACTGCACCCACCACCGGGGGGTGCGCAGCGGTCTGGTGACCGGTGTGGCGACCCCGGTGCACCGCGGGCGGTCGACGGCCACGTACGAGATCGTGATCACCGACGAGCAGGACAAGCGGGTGTGCACCGCGCGGCTGACGTGTCTGCTGCGTGAGGTCACCGCGAAGGACGCGTCCAGCATTCCGGACACCTCGAACGCCTGA